CTCCCGCGGCCGTGGCCAGCGTGCCCGTCATCGGCACCGGCGACCGATTCCCCGTGCACCGCATCTACTGCGTGGGCCGCAACTACGAAGAACACGCCAAGGAAATGGGCTTCACCGGCCGCGAGCCGCCCTTCTTCTTCATGAAGCCCGCCGACGCCCTGGTCGTGGTCGATGCCGGCCAGACCGGCACGCTGCCCTACCCCACGCTCACCGCCAACCTGCACCACGAGATCGAACTGGTGGTGGCCATCGGCAAGGGCGGCAAGGGCATCACCGCGGCCGACGCGCTGCAGCACGTGTATGGCTATGCCGTGGGCCTGGACATGACGCGCCGTGACCTGCAGAACGACATGAAGAAGCAGGGCCGCCCCTGGGAGATCGGCAAGGCCTTCGAGCACAGCGCTCCCATCGGCCCCAT
This region of Acidovorax sp. GBBC 1281 genomic DNA includes:
- a CDS encoding fumarylacetoacetate hydrolase family protein, with the protein product MSYVIPPAAVASVPVIGTGDRFPVHRIYCVGRNYEEHAKEMGFTGREPPFFFMKPADALVVVDAGQTGTLPYPTLTANLHHEIELVVAIGKGGKGITAADALQHVYGYAVGLDMTRRDLQNDMKKQGRPWEIGKAFEHSAPIGPITPAAQAGNVAQAAIWLQVNGADRQRSNVSQLIWNIAETIEHLSAAWELQPGDLIFTGTPEGVAAVVRGDTLEGGVDGLGTLRLAVA